Below is a genomic region from Megalopta genalis isolate 19385.01 chromosome 10, iyMegGena1_principal, whole genome shotgun sequence.
TCATCACGGACAGCTTCCAAACGAGAAGAACTCGGTTAAGAAACAGAGTACCTAGAACGATGGAAAGCGGAATTGATGGAGGCACGAGACCGATCCGGCTATGATCCATCGTAGATCGCATCCGACTGCCTCCGACTCGATCATAAACGTCTCTAATCGAAGGGATAAGGAAATCGGGCTATCAAGAGAGAGATGGATACGCGACTTatctatgtatacatacatatacatgaaCATATCATTGGCGGACAGGCCGGAGAGTACAAGTCGGAGTTGTTCGTATAAACGCCTGATCTGATTTCAGCATTTGATGCGACCATATGTATAAGCTATTTCGCAATCTATGTTGAACAGATGAATTGATTTGCTACAATTGTTCTTACGTGCCATGTAATCGCGGTGTTATCCATGAACGTAATGCAAACTAGCGATAAGTACAGTAGAATCTCAATTATCCGAATTCGCGATTATCCAAATACGTTTCACGTGAAAACAGTTCAATCTAAGAAAATccatatgtaattattatttattggaatTAATCGGTAAACACTTGTTCCAGCAATGTACCTGAGTAATTGTCCTATTATCCGAACGTTCGTGTTCTCTTGATTAATATTTGGATAACCATTGGTCCATTAAATAGAAAAATCCATGCCGATTCTGACACAGGACCGCAAATGGTAAAATCTGCGAAATACACACGATGTTCTATTCCGCAATTTGGCctgtttataaaaaaaaaacgacttCCACTCTGCCGCTCGCCCgcatacgtatgtatgtatatcgtaTAGAAAATAGAAACCTATTCTCGCACACCGAATTGAAAAGTATATTTAGACGGAGTACTTATTTGTGAGCCAACAACATTCGATAAATTAAGTGTAAACGCTTAAGTAGAGTTGACCCAGTTCAAGTTGTACTGTATGTATCTCTAACCAAGTGTGTGGACTTCTCCTATACATGTGTTGCGTGTTCACCCATTCGTCCGTGTATACGTTTTCGATGCGAGTGCACGTACGCGCGTGCGTGTACATGCACGCGTGCGAGACTCGTACCGCGTGTGCATACCCGCGTGCGTGCGCGCGACCGTCTGTGTAGGTGTATATGTTTGTGTGCGTGTgcatgtatgtgtgtgtgtgcgcgcgcgcgcacgtgtaTGAGTGTGACGACCGAGCCAGTAATTTATTACTTGATTTGCATGCGCGCGGTCGTCGGCGAATTTTCGTCCGAGCGGTTTGTGCGATTCGCGTCATCGTCATTGAAAGTAATCAACGGTGAAACCGGCCCGAACCGTTCCCAAACGGCGTAATGAATCTCGCGTAATCAGCGCGATGCACTCGGAGAGAGGAGAGGACTCGGAGCGCGAACGGACGTGAACCAAGTGTCGACGCGATGTTTTTTGTCACAGGCGGGTTCCTGGATCTTTCGTTTTCGCGTTCGCAAAGGAGAAGCTTCTCCGGTTTCGTGTCCGCGGCGATCCGAATTCTCACCCGAGATCTAGACCAGAGCTATGCGACGGAACGTCCTCCTGGCGGGTTGCAAATTGCGAGTCGCGATCGCGTGATCCCCGAGCATTGGCCACCGCTGCCTCGCTGCCGTTCCGTGCAAATCATTCGAGCCAGTTTCCAATCCGGAGGGCTCGACCGATCGTTGATCGATGGTTGGCCTCGGATCCCTCGAGACCGTACACCGCCGGCCATAAGCGCGCCGCAAAGATGACGAGTTGGCTTCCTTCCGTCGTCACGCAATCCGATTTGGCACCGTTTAGGCGAATTACGGAGGCACACGCGGCCGGAGGCAGGGTCAGCAGGCTGGGAACCGTGGTGGGGGAGCACCGGGAACCAATCGAACTGTTCTAAAACTGTTCTCGGATCTGCACGTTACCGGGGCTGCTCGATAAGTAACGAGGTTTCAGGCTTCGCCATGATTTCTGATTAGATCAAGTGTTATTCAATGATCAGACACTCTCCTAAGTAGTTTAATCAGTGATTAGCGCTCCGTACGCAGATTTGCAAGTGCCCAATGAATAGCGGGGCTGCTTGCatctataaaaatgtaataatttatGTCGAATGAAAGTAAATGTTCCTGATATCAaacgaattattatttataattttataattttcgattattCTACTGCGCCGGGAAACGGGCTCAAGGAACGCGGATTAGAGAAGTTGCGGGATTATGTTTCCGAGGAAGACCGCGGTTGATTCAAGACGAAAGCTGCTATTGCTATCAAAGAGATCTTTAACGGTGAATTCAAATTTCTGAGACACGCGATTTTCACATTGTTGATACCGTACAGTACAGACCCCGCGATGTGATAATACCTTTACAGGAACGGTAATTCTAATTGCAAAACGCAGTTCCTTGGTGACACCTGTCCGACCACCGACTGTCTGACTAACGACTGCCATTATTTATGGTCGACAGTGTACGTTCATTTGGGAAGAATCGCGCGCTTCGCGGCAGGTGCAACATCAGAAAGGTGCGATTGCACGATATCGCCGGTGATCCCAATGATGCAGTTGTGCCACCCCGGGACGAGATGCCTATAGCGCGTATAATTCATCGCTGCAACTCGTCCCGTTTATTGTATGCGATTTCCGGTCTTCGCATGTACCAATATCGACGTCCATTTCCACGAAGCTGTTCTGCGTCCGACGCGACCCTCGCGTTACGATTAATCATGCAACTTCGTCTGCCAAGATTGTTCCGATGATTAATTGCGGCCCGAGCGGCGCTGTTGCACAGGAAATCCAATGAATCTCGTCAAACGGCGCATTGTCGCATCGTTCGATCGCGTTCCGCGATTCTGCTCGTCGTCTTCTTCACGCTTTTCGTTCGAACTTTCCTTAATGAAGAACGTTGTCGACAGTAATTATAGATCGTGAACTTTCCTGCGAGATTGTTTTCGACGCAGTTGTAGGAAACGGAAGTCGAGTTTATTCACTTCAACGagtatttctaaattcttccGAAGTTCCTATCGTCCCGTGTCGCGTGCAGCTAACAATAACTTATTTAATTTACGATATACGTGGTTATCAACGGATTGAGAGCAATGAAATTGACGAACAAGCTCATAAAAACTCGGGGCACGTTACGCGCCGAGATTGTGGCTGGATCTCAGCCATCGACGCAAGATAATGGTGCATTCTGGCGCAACGGCTCCGTGCACGGACCGCAAAATCGGCGACAGATCGCAACTCGACAATCCATTAATCCTCCATTTTGTTTCCCGTAGCTGCCTAAAAGATATTTAAGTTAATCCGTCGTTGCAACTTAAAGTTAACGATCCGATCCGTCAGCGATGATGCAACGCGTCAGGGATTCGTCCGTATACAAGTGCTCCTGGATCTTTCTTGTGTCCCCGCCTCGTGGAACCAATTCAGATCTGAAGTGTACACCGAGTGGAGAGTCGTTCTTGCTCATCTAGTGAATGTTTAGAGAGTACACCGTGCGAGAACGACGCGTCCGTGGACCGTCCCATCCGCTTTCGATCGACAGCATTTCTATGTGATTTTCACTTGATCAATATATCTCGCTAGAACCAAGAGACTGTGGACCACGAGCGCTTCGTTCTCGCTCGACTAAATAACTCGCGTAAGTCCGAGAAGGAAGCGGAAGAGATATTCGAGTTCGACGTCCTTGTAATCCGGGAGAGAACAAGGAGAAGAAGAGGAACGCAAGGAAGACTGGCTTAGATACGTAGATTtcatttgaaaaaagaaaagagaaacaaTTGTTCGTCCTTCGTCGAGGGGCTTAGATGTCGCGGGACGATGTAACTTTGTAAACTtgcggagaaaattgttgtctACCACGTCGACGATCGTCTTTGTTAGCGGAATCGCGCCCGACCCCCCTTATCGAGCGCCGACCCGAGGACGATCGCCGAATAAAACAAAGCAATTACGCTGTCGTAATACTATCAGGGTATCGAGAACTGTTTAACGAAACGGGGCCACGTTCGCGAGGCTAGCCGGATTTCAATGGAGCACGAGTATCTGCAAACACCTCGAGCAAAACGAAAAGCCTCTTATACGCGAGCGTGATCCGTTCTTTCGTTCGTATAATGGATCATTCGAGTGTTCTGTGTGTTCTGCGAGAGGAATTGCGAGAAGCGATGACCGCAGGCTGTTTCACGTTGCACGATCAACTCGAGAATCGGGCGTCCGTTTTTCCGAAAGAATTTGCACTAAGAATATGCCGTATTTCCTCCGTAAGGTCGCGCGACCTAAGGGGCAGCGAGACGCTAGGGAACAATGGAAACCAGTTTGGTTTTTTTCACGTTCACTGGTGACTCTCTGCGCCTTCTCTAGATTCATTTCAAAATTATCGTTCTCCGGGTGATTAATTTTTCCGATCGATCTGGGTCGTGTAACGGCGAGCCACGCTGCGGATTTCGATATCAAATCATTCAATGTTGTAACCGTAACGATTTCTGCGTGTCTACCGGCCGAAAAACGGCCGTACATTCGCGATCGCAAAACAATAACTTCACCGAGATTGTCGCGGTTCTGTCCCCCCCATTTTAATCCGCGACGCTCAAAAGCTGCATCAATATCGCATGTAATTAGCGAGCTGGTGATATCGCTCCCCGGTGCGCGGTCCACGAGAGATGTATGTACGTTTTAAGCTGGTTAGATTTTATACACGTATACGCTTGTAAGAATGTCCTCTCTTcatctctatctctatttctcacactcactcacactctctctctctctctctctctctctctcactctctctctttggagttacaaaagaaaaaacaaaaaaacacgTGTTGTAAACTATAAGAAATGGAGCAAAGAAGAAACCGTGAAACAAAGAAACGACAAAAAAAATGAAGATAGTAATTATTCTAACGTACTTAAACGTTTTTTCCGTTTCACGATGTGTTGTAGCGTAAAAACAAAACGTGCACatacgtatatatacatatagatatattatatatacacagaattatatattagatatgtcgatatacatatatatgtcgAGACTCGTTTCCAGCTTGTCTGATCGGGTATtactttaaataattataaaattacgttaACCTGGCAGCGATGCGATTGTGAGATAAAACAGAATTCTAACACGAGAGAGTGGCGCGTGTGCAATCACGTATAGTTTATTGTATAGTATACACTGTCATGTCGACGACAGTTTAGTGAATTCGTAATCCTTTTGGCAACCGAAGTAAGACGAAGAACGAGCGGTTGATGATGCTTTTCGTTGTAGATTCATTGGCACGATTAAGCGGTCGCGCGAGAACGGCAAACGTGATGAATGAGCATCGGGGAATTTTTCATTGGGCCATTCTTTGGACACGAGAATCGGAGTTGTATTGTTGTTCTTTGCGGACTGTTTTCCGTTTTTCTATACCACCGATAGAGTTCCGAGGCTCCAATAATCCTCTTTTAATTGGGCAATACCAAAACGACGCTAAAAACAAAATGAGAAAATATAACTGTTTCAGTCGTTCTTAATTTATACAAAATTTGTTAAAAGTACATACATGACTCCGTTGCTACCGATTCCCATGTTTACCTTACAGACTGctgattttacggatttattGAGTACACGCTAACTGCAGTTAGTTGTCCAGTGTACACATAATTGTTAATAGTAAAATTACTTTCTCGCTTAAACTTCAGAATATGGTCCTATCATAACGAAAAGTAGTATGTTACTGGCTGATAAGCACTGGCTGGCTAATTAAGCGCACAGGTCGTCAGAGTATCGTCTACTTTATTGATTCATTTTGTGTAGACGCTTCAATTTTTgcaaatatccgcagtcttAAGTTACACATATTAGACTAATTGACTCAGCAAATGTTGATAAATTTGATTGTACCAAGTGATACTGATTCATTCACGTTTCCGTGGCGAGTCGATGAACATCGTCTCCTTGGTTCCCGTTCAAACATGTTGCCACGTGCAAGTGCTGGTCCATGATGTGAAGAGGCGAAATTTCGGCGAAGAACCATGCGGTATCCTTGACCCGTGCTCGATTAGACGACGATACGTAGTTAACGAAGCTTCTTATACAGCATCACTGCCGGATTAAGTAGCGGCGATTACTATCATTTTCTTATTCGACGAGCCTTACCTGATTTGACGACTTCACCAGTTTCGGTGCAGAGATATCGTGCGAGACCTGTACTTTTTAGTTGATCGTACAAATTCGTTGACTATATGTTCACGAAACAGTCACTACTCTGACATCTTGCTCTCGTATACTTACTCAAATATGGTATTCATACGATGGTgtgtgcatatatatatatacacatacatacatcATACATACGCCGCCTAACATTGCGACGAAACGTTACTTGTCTGTTTATTTGCCCGAGGCGAGTTCGTATTCGAGAAGCGAGAAACATTAGACGTACAGTGTACTATGAATAGATAGTATaatgaaaattaatatataataaatgaatgGACCTGTACTTCCACCTCGTGTTACTCCATACACAAATCCTAGCTTTCTTTCAGTTTTATCCTTGGTAACATTGGCTACCACTTACTGAATCAACTTTGTAATCTCAGTCGGTTTTGTATATCGCTTCGTTCTTATGGTTCTTTAATGAATTtgttttgtaaaaaaaaaaaaaaaaaggtgttAATTCATTGTTTactttttattcattatttacattatttactTTCTTTACTTTTCTTGTTTCGATTGTATGCAAAAATGATACAGCTTTTAACAAGGACCAACTGACTTGGTCTCGTTCGATGTCTGgcaacttcatatacttgaatTTAAGCTCCGAGTTAATGGATATATGTGGTTTATTAGCTGTCTGTGCAGATACATCCAATAGCTTCTTCATAATATATTCGGATGATACTATTTCCTGTCCAACTATTAAGCCGAACCATTTTGCTGCGAAGAAAGTGTGCAATACGTATATATTGTTTGTCGATTCCAATGACTCTGATAATAGCCCTAGGAAGGTAAACGCTGCATAATCAATGTTTTACTATAGGCATGAAAGAAATGTTACTAGCAAAGCATAAACGTACTCTCTCTCAACAAAATGCAAGACATTATAGAAACACCCAGTTGTTGCTGAGTAAGTAATCTTTGAATGGAAGATCCTTTATGTGGAATATAAGTATCTTCTACTATATATGTAGCAGCTATAGGTATAGTTGGAGTTATAGCTGATATCTAATAGAAAACAAGGAATCATGTAATCATGTTTAGCTACATCTTTAGATAGTGAATGACTTACTAAAGTTATTAAATCATACAAATTTGCTTGATTATTCCAATGATGCCAGTTCATATCCAACACATCGTAATTGCAGTCTAGAAGCGTCCAGCTTAGCATAGTAGCACCAACGTGAACTGCTAATACTGTTTTTGGCATCTATAGTAATTGGAAATTACTTTaatgtatataaattataatgtaCAAGAAAAGTTTCATATTTGAACAATGATAAAGAAGGAGTGTAATCTGGATGTTTGATCGGTGATAGTGAGCACTAACTACCAATAGTTAATATATTGTATACCTCCAGTTTTACTATTTTAGGTGTTGTCCTAAGTTTTGTTTGCTTACGcttctttttttgtttaactACTTTCTTTTCTATGTCGATCATGATATTATTTAATGATAACTTATCCATAGAGTTGACAGTTTCATCATCACTGTAATAGGATATTATTGCATTtgtgattttttaaaatatttataaatcaattactataaaataattataaattgtatcTGATAACAAATAGTTTAATAACAATTATACACACTTTTTAGATACTATTTTTTCATCGCTATCTTGTGTCAATTTTCTTGTTGTAGATTTGGAGAATGCATTAGATGGGCACATCCACCAATAATGCAACTGAAAATTTATTGTTCTTATATTATTCTGTATTGTTATTGTAAAATGATAAGATTAATTTTACCTTTTCCAGTTTAGCTCTGCAAAACGAACTATACAATGGTTTCAACATTTTCGTTTGGGAATGTTTTGTTAATAATAAAACACTATATTCGAAAATATATAGCAAATTATTTCCAAAACCTTCGTTATTTCACGTACATTTCACGCCATAATGCAATGAATGAATCTCAAATGTAAAAATCGTAAGTTTCCAACTGCAAATATACATTTATGATGTAAAAACTCAACGTTGTTTACATGTGCCAATTTTATACATGCTGAAATAATTGTAACCTAAGCTTGCAACCTTTAAGAGGTTAGGTTAGTCACGTGACTTTATAGACTCGGCAAGTAAATAGAGACCCTTTCCagggcctcaaattcatgcaagcGGGAATTTTCGTCCTTATTCGTTCCAGAAGTGAGAATATCGATGCCCGAATGAAATACAATTTTCTATGTAACCCAGACGTACAAACACAGCCTAGTTTCGTTGTAGATTGCAGGTAAAAATCTTTGTTAGATGTTTTGGAATTGTTTCATATAGTTTTTTACTCTGTCTTGCCGGTAAATTGTACCAATCTTCAATAATTCTTAACTCTAACTCTCTAAATCTCTGAGTTTGAGCAGTTTTTGTAGGTAATCACTAGATTAAATATGTAGTCTTTCTAAgaaaatatgtaataattaaacattttttacatttgttaagcaatgatttttaattaattttaattgatatttttgataaaaaattatttaaatataattttacgaACTATCTTTTACTTTTTAAATGTgtattttatatgtatgtaaaatataaaagcGAGTAATCTCCTTGTAATCAACGCATACAACAATTACCAAAAAGCGtacaaacaaatatttttataattatttataataattacaatttttcAGCATTGTGGAGTAAGGAATACAACGCCGTTTTTGTATAACTTTTTAACTATAACAGAAATTGACACGAGATTTGATCacaataatatacaaattttaTGTGACAAACAggtttaaaaattataaaaaattatattagaaGTATctaatttgttattattattacataatttgTCTAAGTTCTCAATTATCTTTGTGGATACTTTTATTCATATGCTAGATGCGAAAGGATTAGAATAATTCTGAGTTGTCCAGATGCGAACAGAGACTAGAGAGTGGAAGATT
It encodes:
- the LOC117220215 gene encoding uncharacterized protein LOC117220215 isoform X3; the encoded protein is MLKPLYSSFCRAKLEKLHYWWMCPSNAFSKSTTRKLTQDSDEKIVSKNDDETVNSMDKLSLNNIMIDIEKKVVKQKKKRKQTKLRTTPKIVKLEMPKTVLAVHVGATMLSWTLLDCNYDVLDMNWHHWNNQANLYDLITLISAITPTIPIAATYIVEDTYIPHKGSSIQRLLTQQQLGVSIMSCILLRETKWFGLIVGQEIVSSEYIMKKLLDVSAQTANKPHISINSELKFKYMKLPDIERDQVSWSLLKAVSFLHTIETRKNHKNEAIYKTD
- the LOC117220215 gene encoding uncharacterized protein LOC117220215 isoform X2 is translated as MLKPLYSSFCRAKLEKLHYWWMCPSNAFSKSTTRKLTQDSDEKIVSKNDDETVNSMDKLSLNNIMIDIEKKVVKQKKKRKQTKLRTTPKIVKLEMPKTVLAVHVGATMLSWTLLDCNYDVLDMNWHHWNNQANLYDLITLISAITPTIPIAATYIVEDTYIPHKGSSIQRLLTQQQLGVSIMSCILLRERLLSESLESTNNIYVLHTFFAAKWFGLIVGQEIVSSEYIMKKLLDVSAQTANKPHISINSELKFKYMKLPDIERDQVSWSLLKAVSFLHTIETRKVKKVNNVNNE
- the LOC117220215 gene encoding uncharacterized protein LOC117220215 isoform X1, whose protein sequence is MLKPLYSSFCRAKLEKLHYWWMCPSNAFSKSTTRKLTQDSDEKIVSKNDDETVNSMDKLSLNNIMIDIEKKVVKQKKKRKQTKLRTTPKIVKLEMPKTVLAVHVGATMLSWTLLDCNYDVLDMNWHHWNNQANLYDLITLISAITPTIPIAATYIVEDTYIPHKGSSIQRLLTQQQLGVSIMSCILLRERLLSESLESTNNIYVLHTFFAAKWFGLIVGQEIVSSEYIMKKLLDVSAQTANKPHISINSELKFKYMKLPDIERDQVSWSLLKAVSFLHTIETRKNHKNEAIYKTD